A single region of the Vicia villosa cultivar HV-30 ecotype Madison, WI linkage group LG4, Vvil1.0, whole genome shotgun sequence genome encodes:
- the LOC131594633 gene encoding NAC domain-containing protein 102-like, translating to MVDVLNVNVVHHIVGYILNFLPKGARSLLVQPILQVSMESATNSQTPAGFIRLVSTTRYAFNVKGRAWIAAVANKLREMGYHNEKEWYFFSQGGRKYSNSSRPNRVAGSGYWKATGADKPTGKVKPMGIQKALVFYAGKAPKGVKTNWIMHEYRLANVDRPASKKNNLRGTLVHQENAELHKKMDFIQKENAELQKKVYEARSTNEENVALNLSCTISGYDLHAPISLQLRQPQAQYSEPATMKLWYSLELIIYRI from the exons ATGGTTGATGTTCTGAATGTGAATGTGGTTCATCATATAGTTGGATAT ATTCTGAATTTCTTACCTAAAGGGGCTCGCTCTCTTCTTGTGCAGCCAATATTACAAGTTTCTATGGAGAGTGCTACCAATTCGCAAACACCGGCGGGATTTATTCGGCTGGTCTCGACCACGAGATATGCATTTAACGTCAAAGGCAGAGCCTGGATTGCAGCTGTGGCTAACAAGCTTAGAG AAATGGGTTATCACAATGAGAAAGAATGGTATTTTTTCTCTCAGGGGGGTCGAAAATACTCGAACAGTTCCCGGCCTAACCGGGTTGCCGGAAGTGGTTACTGGAAGGCTACCGGAGCTGATAAACCAACTGGGAAAGTGAAACCAATGGGGATACAAAAAGCACTGGTTTTCTATGCCGGTAAAGCCCCCAAAGGAGTGAAAACTAATTGGATTATGCATGAATATCGTCTTGCCAACGTTGATAGGCCCGCCAGCAAGAAAAATAATTTAAGG GGAACTCTTGTCCATCAAGAAAATGCTGAACTCCATAAAAAAATGGACTTCATTCAGAAAGAAAATGCAGAGCTACAGAAGAAGGTTTATGAAGCAAGGAGTACAAATGAAGAAAATGTGGCATTGAATCTTTCATGCACTATCAGTGGATATGATTTACATGCGCCGATCAGTCTTCAGCTAAGGCAACCACAGGCTCAATACAGTGAACCCGCAACCATGAAATTATGGTATTCCCTCGAACTAATAATATATCGCATATAG